TTCTTGAAAGCCGCCTGGCACAACTTGTGTATGCTTTGGCCATATTATCGCCTGCCAGGAGGTTGATGATGTTTTTTGCTAGCTGAGCCGGAGGTTTACCGAATAATTTGTAAATAGAAAAAACAAAAAAACATTAATATTGATTTGTATTGAATTTGATGGGAAGTAAGTTTAGCTTTTTCGTGGATTACCACAAATAGAACAAGTTTTTATTCACAAATATTTACTCAATTTCATAAAAACCATATGGAAACCAATGGGCAAGAAAAAGAGGCAAAAGAAAACATCAGAAGTTAAACCTAAGAGATCGCCAGGTTTTACTCTTACTGAAAATCAGCAAGTCCTTGTTGGGGTAATCGTCCTTATTGTGCTTATAATAGGTTATCTTTCTCCAATTGTTTTTGAAGGCAGGGTACCGCCGGCATCGGATAGTATCGGCTGGAGGGGAAGCGCACAATCGATTATTGAATCCAGGGAAGTACATGATTCGAATCCGTTATGGGCAAATAATGTGTTTGCCGGAATGCCAGGCTACCTCATTTCTCTGCAAGCGCCATTTGAACAACCATTCAAATATGTCATAAGAGCTGTAAATAAGTTAATAAACTGGCGGGCGACATACCTAATTTTGGGTGCAATGGGAATCATTTTTCTCATGCGATTTTGGCGATTTTCACCGCTAACCAGCACTTTTTCTGCGATAGCCTATATCTGGTGGCCTTATCTATTTGGCATTTTAGAAGCCGGGCATAACACCAAAGTAAGAACGATGATGTTAATGCCGCTAATTTTGTTCGCATTCGTAAAGCTGTTAAAAAAACCGGGTATGTTGAATGCTTCTCTTTTTGCAATTTTTTTCAGTTTAGGAATCCAATCCAATCACTATCAAGTTATGTTTTACATTTCGATGGTTTTGGCTGTTTTTGGGATTTTCCATATGGTGCGTTTTTTTCAACAAAAAGAATGGCGCTCAATCGGAATTAGAACTGCACTGGTTATAGGCGCATTAATCCTGGCGGTTGGGATTTCTTCTTTCCCAACCCTGGTTGTAAAGGAATATTCAAAATACTCCATCCGGGGTGGGACTGGAGAAGCTGCTTCGAGCGGATTGAGTTACGATTATGCTACCAACTGGTCGTTGTATCCGGGGGAGATGATGACTTTTATTATTCCACGTTATTATGGAGGAAGCTCCTCTGAGCAGTACACGGGTGATGCCGTTCCGGAATTAAAAGGCAGGACCATCCCGGGTTACTGGGGCCACAAAATCTTTACTACAACAACCGATTATATGGGGGTAATATCCTTATTTTTTGTAGGCATTGCTTTGGTTTTTAGAAGACGGGATAAGCGAGTTCTTACCCTCGCTGTGGTTTGTGTGCTTTCACTCCTGGTTTCATTCGGAAAGCACTTTCCGGTTGTATACGATCTCTTTTTTAATTTTGTACCGTACTTTAATCAATTTCGCATACCTTCGATGATTTTGGTGTTGGTGCAATTGGGGATTGCCATCCTTGCCGGATTTGGATTTGAATTTATAGTTAATCATTCTCAAGAAAAAATTCCCCCGCAAAAAATCATTAAGACCATCGCAATTATATTTGGAATATTTGTTTTCCTGGGGTTGATCCCTCTCTTTTTGAAAAGCGTCATTCCATTGGCTAAAGCGGATGATTTGAATAATTACCAGCCGCAACTTTTAGCGCTTATTAAAGAAGCCCGATTCGATATGCTTAAACAGGATTCCATCCGGCTTTTGCTTTTGGCAACTGTTGCATTTGGAATTACTTTGGCTTATTTAAAAAAGTGGGTTTCGAAACTAGTATTCACAATTTCAATTCCTTTGCTTCTCGTATTTGATCTATTCGGCGTTAGCAATCGCTATTTGCAAAACCTGGTGAAGCCCAACGAGTTTAACAAATATTTTGCTGAAACGGCTACAGACAAATTTTTACTACAGGACCAGACACATTATAGAATTTTTCCACTTGGTCAGCTTTACGGTACTAATAGTTGGTCATATCGGCATCAGTCTATTGGCGGCTATCACCCTGCAAAATTAAGAACAATCCAGGACCTTAATGAATTCAGCCTTTACAAAGGAACAGATCCGGGTTTTCAAAATAGTTCGAATATTCCGATTAACTGGCACATTCTAAATATGCTCAATGTAAAATATGTTTTGGCCCAAACTCAAATTGAACATTCGAATTTAAAGCAAGTTTTTGCAGATAATCAGAGTAACATCCTGGTTTATGAAAATCTTGCAGCTTTGCCCAGGGTTTTTACCGTAGGAGAAGTAGAAATCATTAAAATGCGGGAAAGCCGGTTTGCAAGATTAAACTCTTCTGAATTTGATCCGGCAAAAAAGGCGATCTTAGAAGAAGAGTTGGATACGGAAATTGGCGTACCCGTTAACTTTGCCAGTGAAATTACCCGTTACGAACCCAATCAAATTGATATAAAAGTCGATACCGATTCCAACACACTAATGGTTTTAAGTGAAATGTACTATCCAGCCGGCTGGAAGGCATATGTTGATGATGTTGAAACAAAAATTTACAAAACCAACCATGCCTTGCGGTCTATTGTCGTTCCGGCAGGGAAACATGAAATTCAATTCATATTTAAGCCGAAGTCTTATACTGCTAGTTTATGGATATCCGGTACTTCTATGACAATAGTATATTTGGTTTTGGGATTGGCGGTATTTCAAAGTTTTCAGAAAAAGAAACAGCAGCAGCCGAAAAGTTAGAAAGGACATCAAGTCGAATTCAATAAATTTCAAAGTGTTTGTAGATGCCACTACTAGCTAAATACCTGTTACAATTATCAGATTTCATGAATTATGGGGGGAAAAGATTCAGGGATGCTGCAAAACGATTATCCAAAGAAATGTCGACTCAACTCATTGAATGTGAGCATGAGAATTGGCAAAATGTTCACCCTTGTTTTGTTTTATCAACCGGAAGAGCAGGTACACTTTTATTAAACAAATTATTTTCATTATCTAAAACGCATTCCCGGTTCATCAACCGTCTCCAGAACTCATTCGCCCTTCAAAACGCGCTTATGAAAATTTATCCAAATCATGGGAGATTTATCGTGAGGTGTTTAAGAGCGCTCGAGAGGAATATCTACTAGAATCTGTACTCAGGCAAAAAGTATTTATCGAAACCAATAATTGCGTCTCAAATCTTATTTGATATTTTTGTGGTTTAACCCTTTACTCCTATTATGCTCGAAAAACTCAAACAAACAGTTAAACACATGGGGTTTTTTGCCCTCGGCAATATTAGTCCAAAATTATCGGGTTTTATTCTTCTGCCCATTTATACAAAACTTATCTCCGTTGCGGATTATGGTATCCTGGGTTTGTTCGAAGTGGTTGAATTGTTGAGTGTCCATATTCTTTCATTTGGAATTCCACAAGCTTTATTGCGCTGGCACGGTCTCACGGAAAGTGAGATAAAAAAGAAAAACTATATTTTTACCCTATTCATTTTTCTTACTTGTATTTGTGTGGGTAGCTTTTTAATTGTTTTGTCCTCAAGAAGTTTTTTGGCAGAATTTCTATTCGGTCAA
The sequence above is drawn from the candidate division KSB1 bacterium genome and encodes:
- a CDS encoding YfhO family protein, translating into MGKKKRQKKTSEVKPKRSPGFTLTENQQVLVGVIVLIVLIIGYLSPIVFEGRVPPASDSIGWRGSAQSIIESREVHDSNPLWANNVFAGMPGYLISLQAPFEQPFKYVIRAVNKLINWRATYLILGAMGIIFLMRFWRFSPLTSTFSAIAYIWWPYLFGILEAGHNTKVRTMMLMPLILFAFVKLLKKPGMLNASLFAIFFSLGIQSNHYQVMFYISMVLAVFGIFHMVRFFQQKEWRSIGIRTALVIGALILAVGISSFPTLVVKEYSKYSIRGGTGEAASSGLSYDYATNWSLYPGEMMTFIIPRYYGGSSSEQYTGDAVPELKGRTIPGYWGHKIFTTTTDYMGVISLFFVGIALVFRRRDKRVLTLAVVCVLSLLVSFGKHFPVVYDLFFNFVPYFNQFRIPSMILVLVQLGIAILAGFGFEFIVNHSQEKIPPQKIIKTIAIIFGIFVFLGLIPLFLKSVIPLAKADDLNNYQPQLLALIKEARFDMLKQDSIRLLLLATVAFGITLAYLKKWVSKLVFTISIPLLLVFDLFGVSNRYLQNLVKPNEFNKYFAETATDKFLLQDQTHYRIFPLGQLYGTNSWSYRHQSIGGYHPAKLRTIQDLNEFSLYKGTDPGFQNSSNIPINWHILNMLNVKYVLAQTQIEHSNLKQVFADNQSNILVYENLAALPRVFTVGEVEIIKMRESRFARLNSSEFDPAKKAILEEELDTEIGVPVNFASEITRYEPNQIDIKVDTDSNTLMVLSEMYYPAGWKAYVDDVETKIYKTNHALRSIVVPAGKHEIQFIFKPKSYTASLWISGTSMTIVYLVLGLAVFQSFQKKKQQQPKS